In one window of Bradyrhizobium sp. AZCC 1721 DNA:
- a CDS encoding peptidase domain-containing ABC transporter, producing MSQAISAETDSADALEVASQDACPQTALDCLARVATHHGIDLPAERLRHGYAVDGTPTSVDLLLRMAKEAGLRAQAAQLDWGVLFRMGQAYPVLLRLSNGNWVVVLRATERSDGTAAVVVFDPLAERQNEPLVVGQEQFCARWRGDAILIKRENILSHGRKKFGLRWFVPDLMRQWRLFTDVAICAVLLYALGLALPIFFQLVIDKVLVHESFTTLYVLAAGAAAALAFDAIFGFLRRYLLLYATNKVDIRIATKTFGHLLGLPVTFFEHISAGVLVKHMQQAGRIREFLTGRLFLTTLDALSLLVFIPVLALYSLKLTSVVLAFTALSGLVVALLMGPFRRRLYDLYQAEGARQALLVETVHGMRTVKSLAMEPLQGKTWDDRCAQAVSMRFGVEKISATAQAVTGFLEKMMTLGIIGLGALDVFSGELTIGALVAFNMLAGRVSGPLVQMVTMVHEYQEVALAVKMLGEVMNQKPERDGNRDGLRPDLTGKIEFENVSFRYGAEGAPALNDVSFSIAPGSVFGIVGRSGSGKTTLTRLIAGMYPVQQGLLRIDGYDSRELELEHLRRNLGVVLQDSFLFRGTVRDNIACVKRDATFAEVVRAAQLAGADEFIERLPRGFDTMIEENGSNLSGGQKQRLAIARALITDPRILILDEATSALDSESEMIIRRNLRRIAEGRTVIIVSHRLSMLADANEILVIDRGQIVDVDRHDHLLSKCTIYRHLWNQQTKQIA from the coding sequence ATGTCTCAAGCAATTTCCGCTGAAACCGATAGTGCTGACGCGTTGGAAGTGGCGTCGCAGGACGCGTGTCCACAGACGGCGCTAGACTGTCTTGCCAGGGTGGCCACCCACCACGGCATTGATTTGCCAGCCGAGCGCCTGCGGCATGGCTATGCGGTCGACGGCACTCCGACGTCGGTGGACCTCTTGCTTCGGATGGCGAAGGAGGCGGGCCTGCGCGCGCAGGCCGCCCAGCTTGATTGGGGCGTTCTCTTCCGGATGGGACAGGCATACCCGGTTCTGCTCCGCCTCTCGAACGGTAATTGGGTCGTCGTTCTTCGCGCCACTGAGAGATCTGACGGCACAGCGGCGGTCGTTGTTTTTGACCCTCTTGCCGAGCGTCAGAATGAGCCGCTCGTCGTTGGCCAAGAGCAATTTTGCGCGCGATGGCGGGGGGACGCCATTCTGATAAAACGCGAAAACATATTGTCGCATGGCCGAAAGAAATTCGGGCTTCGCTGGTTCGTCCCCGACCTGATGCGTCAGTGGCGGCTGTTCACCGATGTCGCCATTTGTGCCGTGCTGCTTTACGCGCTCGGTCTCGCGCTCCCCATCTTCTTTCAGCTCGTCATCGACAAAGTCCTGGTGCATGAGAGCTTCACCACGCTTTATGTGCTGGCGGCCGGCGCCGCCGCTGCGCTGGCTTTCGATGCGATATTCGGTTTCCTGCGGCGCTACCTGCTGCTCTATGCGACGAACAAGGTCGACATCCGCATAGCGACCAAGACATTCGGCCATCTGCTGGGCCTGCCTGTAACCTTCTTCGAGCACATTTCGGCCGGCGTTCTCGTGAAGCATATGCAGCAGGCTGGGCGAATTCGTGAATTCCTGACGGGGCGGCTCTTCCTGACAACGCTCGACGCGTTGTCGCTATTGGTGTTCATCCCGGTACTGGCGCTCTACAGCTTGAAGCTGACCTCTGTCGTTCTGGCCTTCACCGCTCTCAGCGGTCTCGTTGTTGCCTTGTTGATGGGGCCATTCCGCCGGCGACTTTATGACTTGTACCAAGCGGAGGGTGCGCGGCAGGCGCTGCTGGTCGAGACCGTACACGGCATGCGCACCGTGAAGTCACTGGCCATGGAGCCATTGCAGGGCAAGACTTGGGACGACCGCTGCGCACAAGCGGTATCCATGCGTTTCGGAGTCGAGAAGATTTCAGCGACCGCCCAGGCAGTCACCGGATTTCTCGAGAAGATGATGACGCTTGGGATCATTGGCCTGGGTGCGCTCGACGTCTTTAGCGGCGAACTGACGATCGGCGCACTGGTAGCCTTCAATATGCTGGCGGGGCGGGTTTCTGGGCCGCTGGTTCAAATGGTCACCATGGTTCACGAATATCAGGAAGTCGCTTTGGCCGTTAAAATGCTAGGCGAGGTGATGAACCAAAAGCCGGAAAGGGACGGCAACCGCGACGGGTTGCGGCCGGATCTAACCGGGAAAATTGAGTTCGAAAACGTCTCCTTTCGGTACGGTGCCGAAGGTGCGCCGGCGCTGAATGACGTGTCGTTCTCGATTGCGCCTGGCTCGGTATTCGGAATAGTCGGCCGAAGTGGTTCAGGCAAGACAACGCTCACGCGCCTGATTGCTGGAATGTATCCGGTGCAGCAGGGCTTGCTGCGGATCGACGGCTACGATTCCCGGGAGCTTGAGCTCGAGCATCTGCGCCGAAATCTCGGCGTAGTTCTGCAGGATAGTTTTCTGTTTCGAGGTACGGTTCGAGACAACATCGCCTGCGTGAAGCGCGATGCGACGTTTGCCGAAGTAGTACGGGCCGCGCAGCTCGCCGGCGCCGACGAATTCATCGAGCGCTTGCCGCGTGGCTTCGATACGATGATTGAAGAGAACGGTTCAAACCTGTCGGGCGGTCAGAAGCAACGTCTCGCGATCGCCCGGGCACTCATCACCGATCCCCGTATTCTCATTCTCGATGAGGCGACCAGTGCGCTGGATTCCGAGAGCGAGATGATCATCCGCCGCAACTTGCGGCGGATCGCCGAGGGACGAACCGTTATTATCGTGTCGCATCGGCTGTCGATGCTCGCGGACGCCAACGAAATCCTGGTGATCGACCGTGGTCAGATCGTTGACGTGGATCGTCACGATCATTTGCTTTCGAAGTGCACTATCTACCGACATCTCTGGAACCAGCAGACGAAGCAAATCGCATGA
- a CDS encoding Gfo/Idh/MocA family protein produces MQDSRVGIGVVGYGYWGPNLVRNFVGNPSARLVGVADFDPEKRAASERLYPGVATTGCYEDLLKNPSIDAIAIATPVRTHYELALSALEAGKHVLVEKPLAPSAEMVRRLIDEADRRGLTLMVDHTFLYTPAVQKIRELVQKDELGDIYYYDSTRSSLGLFQSDVNVIWDLAVHDLSIIQYILNEDPVAVSATGSCHVTGTPENMAHITLFFDSKCVAHVSVNWLSPIKVRQTFVGGSKKMIVYDDLEPSEKIKVYDKGITLSGSSENAHQFRIGYRAGDMWAPHISAKEALQTEIEHFIDCVRTGSPPISGGMSGLRVVEILEAASRSIADQGRPVPLTGRRSPVRPVRAMA; encoded by the coding sequence ATGCAAGATAGTCGTGTTGGAATAGGCGTTGTTGGATATGGCTACTGGGGGCCGAATCTTGTACGCAACTTCGTCGGCAATCCGTCCGCTCGCCTCGTCGGCGTCGCGGATTTTGATCCGGAGAAGCGCGCAGCGAGCGAGCGTCTCTATCCGGGAGTAGCTACCACTGGTTGCTACGAGGACCTGCTCAAGAATCCGAGCATCGATGCGATCGCCATCGCTACTCCAGTGCGAACACACTACGAATTGGCACTTTCAGCTCTCGAGGCCGGCAAGCACGTTCTGGTGGAGAAGCCTTTGGCACCAAGCGCGGAAATGGTGCGCCGACTAATCGATGAGGCTGATCGGCGTGGGCTGACGCTGATGGTCGACCACACGTTTCTCTACACGCCGGCAGTTCAGAAGATACGCGAGCTCGTGCAAAAGGACGAACTGGGCGACATCTATTACTACGACAGTACGCGCTCAAGCCTTGGGCTGTTCCAAAGCGATGTCAATGTCATTTGGGACCTCGCGGTCCATGATTTGTCGATCATTCAATACATTCTGAATGAGGATCCTGTAGCTGTCTCGGCGACGGGGTCGTGCCATGTGACCGGCACACCGGAGAACATGGCCCATATCACGCTGTTCTTTGATAGCAAATGCGTGGCTCATGTAAGCGTTAACTGGCTCTCCCCCATCAAGGTTCGTCAAACCTTTGTAGGCGGCAGCAAGAAGATGATCGTCTATGACGATCTCGAGCCGAGCGAAAAGATCAAGGTCTATGACAAGGGCATTACCCTCAGCGGTTCGTCCGAGAATGCCCATCAATTCCGGATCGGATATCGTGCCGGTGACATGTGGGCGCCTCATATCTCCGCGAAGGAGGCATTGCAGACCGAGATCGAGCATTTTATCGATTGCGTGCGTACAGGATCGCCGCCAATCTCCGGCGGCATGTCGGGCCTGCGTGTGGTCGAAATTCTTGAGGCGGCATCACGTTCGATAGCCGACCAGGGCCGTCCCGTTCCGCTGACGGGAAGGCGAAGCCCAGTAAGGCCGGTCAGAGCGATGGCCTGA
- a CDS encoding AAA family ATPase yields the protein MLQTNMLNAEKSRSPQTGPAPSDDAGSGGVAELVNLALGLLRRQYLVIILTAVFALTSCVIYLRITPPTYTAHVQVLLANPRAQFVQQQSILSEPAFDLNQIETQIQVLKSSALATSVITQLNLVNDPDFSGSGPSLSSLWRGTPTGNSTPPDQSKAGVPERLSDAVIAAFQDRLSAKRVGMSSILEISFNSSNAERAAQIANAVAKAYITEQLNAKFEANRSATTWLQDRLRDLGDQALNAEREVNQYKSQNNIVSPEGKSIDEQQVTELNNRLMAIRAQLTEASARLSQYEAILRTNPANSSSMGTLDAVGSDVSSNPIINGLRQQYLELTRRENEYSARFGPSHQAVLTLRNRMRDLRSSIFDEVRRLAENTRNDVEVAKQRQVQIEKQLAEAVVQSRTTNAAELTIRELENRAKGLRSLSDMFQQRYIGSKQQESFPISETRVIQPALPPQSKSKPKSKVVMALGLIGGIGFGVMLGLFRELMDRVFRTSAQIEAELGLPCLALVPELVVPHSPMRRAKSRSTEGDSGQRTIARDSAIHRAVVDRPLSRFAEAIRSIKLAIDLNATKTSNQVIGITSALPNEGKTTIAASLAQLIGHGGKSVIIVDCDLRNPSLSSSLAPNAAAGIIEVTNGSRSIEETVWRDPTTNLAFLPAVRRSDLLHSSELLSTDSMHKLFDRLRASYDYVIVDLPPLTPLVDVRATTQLVDHFILVVEWGQTKIDVVKHALHTAPTIHDSLIGTVLNKTDIKAMARYDSYLRDYYSDDHCARYGLSNSG from the coding sequence ATGCTTCAAACTAACATGTTAAACGCCGAGAAGAGCCGCAGTCCTCAGACCGGTCCGGCGCCCAGCGACGATGCCGGATCTGGCGGTGTGGCGGAGCTTGTCAATCTCGCGCTGGGTCTATTGCGACGCCAATATCTCGTGATCATCCTTACCGCGGTATTCGCATTAACATCCTGCGTAATCTACCTGCGGATCACCCCACCGACCTATACCGCGCATGTGCAAGTCCTTCTGGCAAACCCCAGGGCACAGTTCGTTCAGCAGCAGTCGATACTTTCGGAGCCAGCCTTCGATCTCAACCAGATCGAGACCCAGATCCAGGTGCTCAAATCGAGCGCGCTAGCAACTTCAGTGATCACGCAGCTCAACCTCGTCAATGACCCTGATTTCAGCGGTTCCGGACCGTCGCTATCCTCGTTATGGCGCGGAACACCAACAGGGAACTCGACTCCGCCGGATCAATCCAAGGCCGGTGTTCCGGAAAGGCTGTCGGATGCCGTTATCGCGGCGTTCCAGGACCGACTCTCAGCAAAGCGGGTCGGCATGAGCAGCATACTGGAGATCAGCTTCAATTCGAGTAACGCCGAACGGGCCGCGCAAATCGCGAATGCGGTAGCAAAGGCATACATCACGGAGCAGTTGAACGCGAAATTCGAAGCCAATCGAAGTGCAACGACTTGGCTTCAGGACAGGCTGCGCGATCTTGGCGACCAGGCGCTCAACGCCGAACGGGAAGTTAACCAATATAAGTCTCAGAACAACATCGTTTCCCCGGAAGGAAAGTCGATCGACGAGCAGCAGGTCACAGAGCTCAATAATCGACTAATGGCCATTCGGGCGCAGCTCACCGAAGCATCGGCGAGGTTGAGTCAGTATGAAGCCATCTTGCGCACCAACCCGGCAAATTCGTCTTCGATGGGTACCCTGGACGCAGTTGGCTCCGACGTCAGCAGTAATCCGATTATAAATGGCCTCCGGCAACAGTATCTTGAACTGACGAGGCGCGAAAACGAGTATTCGGCCAGATTCGGACCTAGCCATCAGGCCGTTCTCACTCTCCGCAATCGTATGCGTGACCTGCGCTCTTCGATTTTCGACGAGGTCAGGAGGCTTGCCGAAAATACTCGAAATGACGTCGAAGTTGCCAAGCAGCGACAGGTACAGATTGAGAAACAGCTCGCCGAGGCGGTGGTCCAATCCCGCACAACGAATGCGGCTGAACTGACCATAAGGGAACTGGAAAACCGTGCGAAGGGTTTGCGCAGCCTGTCTGACATGTTCCAGCAGCGCTACATCGGCTCCAAGCAACAGGAGAGTTTTCCCATCTCCGAGACGAGGGTGATCCAGCCTGCCTTACCGCCGCAAAGCAAGAGCAAGCCGAAAAGCAAGGTCGTCATGGCGCTGGGCTTGATTGGCGGCATCGGCTTCGGGGTCATGTTGGGCTTGTTCCGAGAGCTAATGGATCGGGTCTTTCGCACCTCCGCCCAGATCGAAGCCGAACTGGGACTGCCATGCCTCGCGTTGGTGCCGGAGCTCGTCGTGCCGCATTCGCCGATGCGCAGAGCCAAATCGCGTTCGACTGAAGGGGATTCGGGCCAGCGGACCATTGCGAGGGATTCGGCTATCCACCGTGCCGTCGTTGACAGGCCGCTATCGAGGTTCGCCGAGGCGATACGCTCGATCAAGCTGGCAATTGACCTCAATGCGACCAAGACCTCAAATCAGGTTATTGGCATCACCTCGGCTCTGCCCAACGAGGGCAAGACAACAATTGCAGCTTCGCTGGCGCAGCTCATTGGGCATGGTGGAAAGAGCGTCATCATCGTCGATTGCGACCTGAGGAATCCCTCGCTGTCCTCCAGTCTAGCCCCAAATGCAGCCGCCGGCATAATCGAGGTCACCAATGGCAGCCGGTCGATAGAAGAGACAGTCTGGCGGGATCCAACAACGAACCTGGCATTCTTGCCGGCCGTTCGACGGAGTGACCTGCTGCATAGCAGCGAACTCCTTTCAACTGACTCGATGCACAAGCTCTTCGACCGACTACGGGCGAGCTATGACTACGTCATCGTCGATCTTCCGCCCCTGACTCCATTGGTTGATGTTCGCGCCACCACACAGCTCGTCGACCACTTTATCCTGGTTGTCGAATGGGGACAGACGAAGATCGACGTCGTCAAGCATGCCCTGCACACCGCGCCTACCATCCACGACAGCCTGATCGGCACTGTCCTCAACAAGACCGACATCAAGGCAATGGCTCGCTACGACAGCTATCTGCGCGACTACTACAGCGACGACCACTGCGCCCGCTACGGCCTGTCCAACTCCGGCTAA
- a CDS encoding polysaccharide biosynthesis/export family protein, which yields MRTLQIGATIAVGILTLFCAGCIITPGSGPLGADVQRAKEGSEPAALPYALVKLTPEVVNILGNHIPRLSTAFAAQTPPKAFRFGIGDIVSVTIFEAAAGGLFTSDAGVRAGNFVTIPNQAVDEQGNISVPYAGSVRAKGRTPFEISKEITDKLKARALEPQVVVSLATQNTSLITVLGDVRTAGRFPASPSGERVLDAIARAGGPSAQGYDTWVSLKRMGHRASVPFGALMYEPANDIYVLPNDVIYLFNMPQTFVGFGAGGTQGLFKFDAWRLSLAEAIGKQGGLNDSQADPASVYLYRGETRAIAKEIGVDVRPFQGEIIPIIFHVNLRDPSGYFLAQSFAMRNKDVIYTSNSVSVETTKFLVFLRTIMATVNDPIIYATNFFALKAAASGTGTTTIITTPPPITTTTP from the coding sequence ATCCGCACGCTGCAAATTGGCGCGACAATCGCGGTCGGCATCCTGACCCTATTCTGTGCCGGGTGTATCATTACGCCCGGTAGCGGCCCGTTGGGCGCGGACGTCCAAAGAGCCAAGGAAGGCAGCGAGCCGGCCGCCCTCCCCTACGCGCTGGTCAAGCTGACCCCGGAAGTCGTCAACATTCTTGGAAACCACATACCCAGGCTATCCACGGCGTTTGCCGCTCAAACGCCGCCGAAAGCATTTCGCTTCGGGATCGGCGACATTGTCAGTGTCACGATTTTTGAGGCCGCAGCCGGCGGTCTTTTCACGTCCGATGCGGGCGTTCGCGCCGGCAATTTTGTCACCATTCCCAACCAAGCGGTCGACGAACAAGGCAATATCTCGGTTCCATACGCGGGCTCCGTTCGGGCCAAGGGCCGCACGCCCTTTGAGATTAGCAAGGAGATCACGGACAAACTCAAGGCTCGCGCCCTAGAACCGCAAGTCGTCGTCAGCCTCGCGACGCAGAACACTTCTTTGATCACCGTCCTAGGGGACGTGCGTACCGCCGGCCGTTTTCCAGCCAGTCCCTCTGGCGAACGCGTGCTCGATGCGATCGCACGTGCGGGCGGCCCATCTGCGCAAGGCTACGACACCTGGGTCTCACTCAAACGTATGGGACATCGTGCGAGCGTGCCCTTTGGCGCGCTGATGTATGAGCCCGCCAATGACATTTATGTACTCCCCAACGATGTCATCTACCTATTCAATATGCCGCAGACCTTCGTCGGGTTTGGCGCCGGCGGGACCCAAGGCCTATTCAAGTTCGACGCCTGGCGCCTGTCATTGGCCGAGGCAATCGGAAAACAAGGCGGACTGAATGATTCTCAAGCCGATCCAGCGTCGGTGTATTTATACCGCGGCGAAACGCGGGCGATTGCTAAAGAGATAGGTGTCGATGTCAGACCGTTTCAGGGCGAGATCATTCCGATCATTTTTCACGTGAATCTGCGGGATCCATCCGGCTATTTCCTGGCCCAGTCCTTCGCCATGCGGAACAAGGACGTCATTTACACATCTAACTCGGTTAGCGTGGAGACCACCAAGTTCCTGGTCTTCCTGAGAACCATCATGGCGACCGTGAACGACCCGATCATCTACGCAACCAACTTCTTTGCTCTCAAAGCTGCTGCTTCGGGCACCGGAACGACGACGATTATCACAACGCCGCCGCCGATTACGACCACCACCCCATAA
- a CDS encoding exopolysaccharide biosynthesis polyprenyl glycosylphosphotransferase, with protein MNFINRQVAAGLHEEIALELYSPPSGSQRKWPIRYRSIELVAICTDLGTIVLASIVSVFLYRLCIGWTAAGFTNAIGSAIVVSAMFVSLLKMQGMYNPSELLVLRSQVRAVCGALLFAFIVLAAAAGSLNVSDEYPRGAGMAFALTSLALLVVGRALIKSLLMRGLSKRKFAGGNIILISDQPQSSDVGLLPTLNMLGFCVTKHFRLPSPRFGSDHRKRLSARVIENARGSNVEEIIVEADPNQWSELRAFVSELRVLPTPVSFVPVGALSEMFRRPTRDLGSTVCVEIQRGPLTFFERAIKRFTDLVGAGLALVTLSPLLAVVVLAIKLDSSGPVLFRQQRCGFNGRSFSIYKFRTMRVLEDGPSVIQARPVDSRVTRVGKWLRRTSIDELPQLINVLYGSMSLVGPRPHAISQDGQFDKVVRNYAFRRRVKPGLTGWAQIHGCRGPTPTAASIERRVEYDLWYIDNWSARLDLAILVRTPIEVLRGRNAY; from the coding sequence ATGAACTTTATTAACCGACAGGTTGCAGCCGGCCTCCACGAGGAGATTGCCCTCGAACTGTACAGCCCTCCCTCGGGCTCACAGCGAAAATGGCCAATCCGATATCGGTCTATCGAGTTGGTCGCGATTTGTACCGATCTCGGTACCATCGTCCTCGCAAGCATCGTTTCAGTCTTCTTGTATCGGCTCTGCATTGGTTGGACCGCGGCCGGCTTCACAAACGCCATTGGCTCGGCCATCGTCGTATCGGCGATGTTCGTATCGTTGTTAAAAATGCAAGGTATGTACAATCCAAGTGAACTACTGGTCCTGCGCAGTCAGGTTCGCGCCGTTTGCGGCGCCTTGCTATTCGCATTTATCGTTCTAGCCGCTGCGGCCGGCTCGCTCAACGTTAGTGACGAATACCCTCGCGGCGCCGGAATGGCCTTTGCCCTTACCAGTCTTGCATTACTCGTTGTCGGACGAGCTCTCATCAAGAGCTTGCTCATGAGAGGCCTCAGCAAAAGAAAATTCGCCGGCGGCAATATCATTCTGATTTCGGATCAACCACAGTCTAGTGATGTGGGACTTTTGCCAACGCTGAACATGCTCGGATTTTGTGTGACCAAGCATTTCAGGTTGCCTTCGCCTCGTTTCGGTTCTGATCACCGCAAGCGGCTTAGCGCTCGCGTAATTGAAAATGCTCGCGGCTCAAACGTCGAGGAAATCATCGTTGAGGCAGATCCGAACCAGTGGTCGGAATTGCGTGCATTTGTCTCCGAACTGCGGGTTCTGCCGACTCCCGTCTCGTTTGTACCCGTTGGCGCGCTTTCGGAGATGTTCAGGCGACCCACGCGGGACCTTGGCAGCACGGTATGCGTGGAAATCCAGCGAGGGCCACTTACATTCTTTGAGAGAGCCATCAAGCGGTTTACGGATTTGGTCGGCGCCGGACTTGCCCTGGTTACTCTGTCGCCGCTGCTTGCTGTAGTTGTATTAGCGATCAAGCTGGACTCGTCTGGTCCGGTCCTTTTCAGGCAGCAACGTTGTGGCTTCAACGGTCGGAGTTTCTCAATCTACAAGTTCCGCACCATGCGCGTGCTGGAGGACGGGCCATCGGTCATCCAGGCGCGGCCGGTCGATAGCCGTGTGACTCGCGTTGGAAAATGGCTGCGCCGGACGAGCATCGATGAGTTACCGCAGCTCATCAATGTGCTCTACGGAAGCATGTCACTTGTCGGGCCGCGGCCGCACGCCATCTCTCAAGATGGCCAGTTTGACAAGGTTGTCCGCAATTATGCCTTTCGGCGGCGCGTGAAGCCCGGGTTGACGGGTTGGGCGCAGATACACGGGTGTCGAGGACCCACACCCACCGCCGCCTCCATTGAACGGCGGGTTGAGTACGACCTTTGGTACATCGACAACTGGAGCGCTCGATTGGATCTGGCTATCCTGGTCCGGACACCGATTGAGGTGCTGCGCGGTCGCAACGCCTACTAG
- a CDS encoding HlyD family type I secretion periplasmic adaptor subunit, with translation MSTEKPRAVAKADKLPQPRKAERRRGRLFRASRQPRVIAEFQSDAIEVEQRSPPRFARLTLYCILALIVAAVTWATVSQVDMIVTAQGKLVTMRPNLVVQPLETSVIREIHVKAGDRVNRGDLLATLDPTFSQADHDQLRNRVAAFDASIARLKAELAGSDYVVADFGDADSVLQHKMFLQRKSAREAQMQNFDAQIASAQANLKTAQNEEAVLGQRLDNMRSIESMRSTLMDKEVGSKLNFLLSRDARLDVESNLARVRGNIADYTHRVDKARADQKVFAEDFRRTAYQDLVEALTKRDSASEELKKVELRRQLIVLRAPADAIVLEIASRTIGSVVREAETLFVLVPRDVPLQAEVNVEGRDVGQISIGQPVRIKFEPFPFQKYGTGTGTVRVISQDSFAPDPKAEAARRTTVPYYRVLIDLSDVQLRLPSARTHLIPGMAVTAEMKVGQRSVISYFLYPLLRGLDESIREY, from the coding sequence ATGAGCACGGAGAAACCGCGAGCCGTTGCGAAAGCGGATAAGTTGCCGCAGCCCCGAAAGGCTGAGCGGCGCCGGGGAAGGCTGTTCAGGGCCTCCAGACAACCGCGCGTGATTGCCGAATTCCAGTCCGATGCGATCGAAGTAGAGCAACGATCGCCACCGAGATTCGCTCGCCTCACGCTCTATTGTATCCTTGCACTGATTGTAGCTGCGGTTACCTGGGCCACGGTGTCACAGGTCGACATGATTGTAACGGCCCAGGGCAAGCTGGTCACCATGCGTCCCAACCTCGTGGTGCAGCCGCTTGAGACCTCGGTTATCCGCGAGATCCATGTCAAGGCCGGTGATCGGGTAAACCGCGGCGACCTGCTGGCGACGCTCGATCCGACATTCTCGCAGGCGGATCACGACCAGTTGCGAAACAGGGTTGCTGCTTTCGATGCATCGATTGCTCGTCTGAAAGCTGAGTTGGCTGGATCCGATTATGTCGTGGCCGATTTCGGCGATGCCGATTCTGTCCTGCAGCACAAGATGTTCCTCCAAAGGAAGTCGGCGCGCGAAGCGCAGATGCAGAATTTCGATGCGCAGATTGCTTCCGCTCAGGCCAATTTGAAGACAGCGCAGAACGAAGAAGCGGTCCTGGGGCAGCGGCTTGATAACATGCGGTCGATCGAGTCAATGCGCAGCACGTTAATGGACAAGGAAGTCGGATCGAAGCTGAATTTCCTGCTTTCCCGCGATGCCCGCCTCGACGTCGAAAGCAATCTGGCTCGTGTTCGCGGCAATATCGCCGATTACACCCACCGGGTCGACAAAGCACGAGCCGATCAGAAAGTGTTCGCCGAGGATTTCCGCCGCACGGCGTACCAGGACCTGGTCGAGGCACTGACCAAGCGAGACAGCGCATCGGAAGAGTTAAAGAAGGTCGAGCTGCGCAGACAACTGATCGTACTCAGGGCCCCGGCAGACGCTATCGTGCTGGAGATTGCCAGCCGTACGATCGGTTCGGTCGTGCGCGAGGCGGAAACGCTTTTCGTGCTCGTCCCGCGAGATGTACCGCTTCAGGCGGAGGTCAACGTCGAGGGCAGGGATGTCGGGCAGATATCAATCGGTCAGCCGGTGCGGATCAAGTTCGAGCCTTTCCCCTTCCAGAAATACGGGACGGGAACAGGAACGGTCCGCGTCATCAGCCAGGATTCATTTGCGCCAGATCCTAAAGCCGAAGCTGCGCGTCGCACGACAGTTCCCTATTACCGCGTACTGATCGATTTGTCCGACGTGCAACTTCGGCTGCCCTCCGCCCGTACGCACCTGATCCCCGGCATGGCCGTTACGGCCGAAATGAAGGTCGGGCAACGGAGCGTGATCTCTTACTTCCTCTATCCATTGCTACGTGGATTGGACGAAAGTATCCGCGAATATTGA